A section of the Lepidochelys kempii isolate rLepKem1 chromosome 4, rLepKem1.hap2, whole genome shotgun sequence genome encodes:
- the AGA gene encoding N(4)-(beta-N-acetylglucosaminyl)-L-asparaginase, with protein MMYECSRRAAMGCGAPHVFRCLLLVLWLLLPPPPPPVSVSAGVSPAALPLVVNTWAFRKATETAWYILKSGGSELDAVERGCGQCETDQCDGSVGFGGSPDEHGETTLDAMIMDGNTMEVGAVADLRRIKNAIGVARKVIQHTKHTLLVGESASLFAESMGFPCEDLTTQNSLSIYLKWLNQSCQPNYWKNVIPDASKSCGPYKQTKQLNSEEWINSQKRINIHNHDTIGMIVIGGSGNVAVGTSTNGAVHKIQGRVGDSPIAGAGAYADSTIGGAAATGDGDIMMRFLPSYQAVEYMRTGTEPAIACQKVISRIQKYAPYFFGAVICANTTGSFGAACNKVPGFTQFHFMVYSPLLNQPSEQVVDCI; from the exons ATGATGTATGAGTGCAGCCGGCGCGCGGCGATGGGGTGCGGCGCGCCTCACGTCTTTCGCtgcctcctcctcgtcctctggctgctgctgccgccgccgccgccgcctgtgTCCGTGTCGGCGGGCGTGAGTCCAGCGGCGCTGCCGCTAGTCGTCAACACCTGGGCGTTTAGGAAAGCGACGGAAACAG CATGGTATATCTTAAAGTCAGGAGGCTCTGAGCTGGATGCAGTAGAGAGAGGTTGCGGTCAGTGTGAGACTGATCAGTGTGATGGAAGTGTGGGGTTTGGAGGAAGTCCAGATGAACATGGAGAAACAACATTAGATGCCATGATTATGGATGG CAACACCATGGAAGTTGGGGCAGTAGCAGATCTCAGACGTATAAAAAATGCTATTGGTGTAGCACGGAAAGTGATTCAGCACACTAAACACACATTATTAGTGGGGGAGTCAG CCTCACTGTTTGCAGAAAGCATGGGATTTCCTTGTGAAGATTTAACCACTCAGAATTCTCTTTCAATATATTTAAAGTGGCTTAATCAAAGCTGTCAGCCAAACTACTGGAAG AATGTAATACCAGATGCCTCAAAATCCTGTGGACCATACAAACAGACTAAACAATTAAATAGTGAAGAATGGATCAACTCacagaaaagaataaatattCATAATCATGATACAATTG GCATGATTGTAATTGGTGGTTCCGGAAATGTTGCAGTTGGGACATCTACAAATGGTGCAGTCCACAAAATCCAGGG TCGTGTAGGGGACTCTCCAATAGCTGGAGCTGGAGCCTATGCTGATAGTACAATTGGAGGAGCGGCAGCCACTGGAGATGGTGATATCATGATGCGCTTTTTGCCCAG CTATCAAGCAGTGGAGTATATGAGGACAGGAACAGAGCCAGCTATAGCTTGCCAGAAAGTTATTTCCAGGATCCAGAAGTATGCTCCATACTTCTTTGGTGCTGTTATCTGTGCCAACACAACTGGAAGTTTTG gtGCTGCCTGCAATAAAGTTCCAGGATTCACTCAGTTTCACTTCATGGTTTATAGTCCTTTGCTAAATCAGCCATCTGAGCAAGTAGTAGACtgcatttaa